TCATGCTTTAAGATGCCCAGTTGTTAATATATTGTACAGTTCAGTATTGGATTATGGAAAATGTTTCTGGCAGTTTTTAATTTTGCCTATCTGCGCCTTTTGCTTCTTTTTTCGCTTCATTTCTTtcttcccaaattttccagttcAGTATTTGGTAGTCCTTTTCTAGTTTTCTTTATCTTACCTCATTTAGTGATTTATGATTgtataataaattattgataaactataatctaacaattaatatattatcTTTTTGAATAGAATTCCACCATGCATATTTATATGCAATCCTGCCTTTTTTAACTTGTTATATTAACCAAAATTTGAACAACTTTCATATTTTCAACAATAACTGCAATTTaatctgttttttctttttcaaatttgttccattatttttagatttaggtGAAAAATCATGATCAATGGACACAGTAAAAGTTGTTAATGTGTGGTAACCTTACAAGTAACTAAATTCTACCTCTTTCAATATCTTGCATAAgttaataaataactaaattctAACTCTTCCAATCTCTTCcacaattaacttaatttttctcATTTACATCTACACCCTCAATCCTATCCTTCCTCGTCTACATTTCTTAGGTAATGTTAGAGCTGAAGTCAGAATCTGAAGGTTATCTCCTAAAGTATATTTTTCCCTGAGCATCATCCTTAATAATATTCTGAAGTGTAGAAGGAAACTGTACAGGCACCAAAACTACATCATTTCTCTCGAGAACCATCCTTGAAAGATAATCAGCTGCTTTATTAGTTTCACGCCATGCGTGCGATATCCTATGCTTCTCGAATTTCTTTAAAAGAAACCAAATATGGTTCAAACATTCTGCAGCTCTTTGGCTGTAAGACTGCTCCTTGTTAATGGTTTTCACAGCACTCAGTGAATCAGACTCGACCCATATTACTTTTATTCCGAGACCAGAGGCTAAAACAAGACCTCTCCATATAGCCCATAGTTCCACCAAAAAAATGTCATTCAGAGCAGCTTTAGAAACAAAACCGCAAATTGCATCACCGTTATAATCACGGAGCAAACCACCGAAACCTGCATATTCTCGATCTATAGACCCATCCGTGTTTAATTTGATCCAACCAATGTCTGGTCCTTTCCATCTGCACCATTTGATTGGTCTTGTAATAGGGCTTATATAGCCACTCCACTTTTCAAGATTGACCAGGTTCTGAAGCAAAACTACTCCATTGTTCGAACTAAGAACAATAGTGGAATTGTATGCTAACTTTAACTTTGCTGCCAGCTCTTCAGCTCTTACTTCTTCTTTCCTGGCCTTGTGCTTCTTTCCTTGGAGGTGTTTCTTCAAACATTTTTCGCTAGTAGTGCTAATCAGACAAAGAGCACAACTCCACTCCTTTTGGGCATTCGTTAAATGAAAGGGCCTTTGGTCCCTCGTTATAGTATCATCGTTGCGCTTGAATGTTCCCTGTTTCAATAGAAAATATGATCAACTCCACTATATGTGTGCTGTGTGCATGGGATTTCCCGCCGCCTTAAACTACAAGATTGCTGGGAGTCCATCATTATACACAGTAACTCAGAGGTAATACCTGACAGATAACGCGTTCGCATATTACTTCCTGTCCGCTCGCAATTATGTTTTCATCAGTCCGACTAAATGAGAAGCATTTGCCTCTCTGAAATAGCCAACTGGTGATCCGCAAACATTCCCTCACTGGTATGAACAAGATGTTCCATATCAGAAATAACACATGCTGCCAGCTAACAAATGGATAAGTTCTGAATGTTCTGATAAAATTCTTGTAGACAAAGGAAGCACCACGAAAATCAATAATCACCAACAAGACAATCACCAAGCCCTTCACATAAGGCCAAAAAGGAAACCTATAATGAAACCCGATCAAAACAATAAAGGGGTCAATTGTTCTTTAAACATAAAAGTGGTCATCAATCTCAAATGAAGGAAATGAGCCATAGAATGTCTCTTAAGATTCAAGGGAAACCAGAACTTGTGGAAAATCTAGTAAACACATCTCACTCAAACTAATCAAATCCTAAATTAGCTGCCTACTTAAGTTGATTTTTTGAAAGGCTATCAATAGGTCAGTATATCGTTCCCTCTGGACATGAGACTGGACCGAGGTAATGGGAATTTGTGGGACGAGTCCCGTGCAATTTTTTCGAGAGCTATCATTGATATGCCACCACCCTACTACTCGAAAGCGGTACCAATCAAATGCTCAAGCTGCCTATTTAAGCAAATTTTTGTTATATTCTTTTTCAACTCAAATACAGAAGCTTATTATCTAAATGTTCCTGAAGAATGTTTAATTGTTAAAGATTTCCATGTGCAACACAACATACCAATTGAGTTGTTCTAGAGCAACAATAAATATAGAAAGTTACTTCGTCAATTAGTATGATATTTACCAGTGAGCTATAATTATAAGCGGTGGACAGCAAAACTGCTAAATCATGGGTTCAAATCCTCACACAAGTGCTCTCgtcccaattatcaaaaagaatTAGTATGATATTTTTGAGAATCCATGCAATGATTTTCCTTCTTTCAGATTCCCCATAAATGAACATTATATAAAAGCATATAGAATTACCAAATGGGAAGATTGGCAAGTGCCTTTTCAAAGAcagaaaaaatggaaaatagAGCCCAGAAAGCGAGACATTGCTGATTTTTGAAGTGAGAGTCACTGTTTATAGCCCGAAATGAAGCAAACCTATcaaaacaaaatttcaaaaattgaaaTAGAAGTATACGCAGCAGAATTAAACAGAAACACATGCAAGAAAAAGTACTTACAAGGGACAAAGCAAAGCAATTGAAGGCCTGAAAggaaacaatttaaattagcAAAAGCAAAGTGAATTAGTGAGAATTATTTGAACAGTAAAGTAAAACAATAAAGTGTAGTAATAGATACCATGAAACAATATCGAAGAGTTTTCGCAGTAAAAACTCCAACCAGGCCATCACTTCAACAGTGCGGATTGCTGGATTCACTTACAAAGCTTTTTAATGGAGCCAAGTGTAGCGGTGCCGGTGATGCACCATTTTCAGACAGCCATGTGAAAAGGAAATATTTGGGGAAGACTGGAAGTCAATAGTATTAGCAGCCTTTTCATTGCCACCTCAGCCGTACAAATAAATGGATTAAAATGATGAATCATAAAAcatttttcaacatttttctattagtaatttttatttgaagggatattattattttttaaaccaaTAAATTTAACCTATTTTATTATACACCTTACGTTGCAATAAACGACTGGATCAACTtaaagtgaaaaattaaaatatatacttttaaatatGAATTGAGCAAACAAAAATATGTCAGTTAAAATGGGTTATATCTGTTAATTTAAATACTATCATTTTTCTTTcgtataatttcttttatttaaaatctttaatttttagaGGATAAATATTTTGGAAGGATTTAAACTCATGACCGAACAGTTTAATATACAAcacttatatcatttgaattatttgatttaaattgctgatattataaattttttaaatgataaagataaaattaaatgtaaaattttaatatttaattaatatataaataaacatatTCTCTTTCAAATATTTGTTCACTTTCTGTCTATGGACTCCATCTCCTTTTTGGATTTGAAGGGCAAAAAATGATTGTTTTTTCCTACTACTCTAACTTGAAGACCATCTTCACAACACCCATATacctataattattttataattatatttaatttttacaaaatttatttgatctagtattttttatttcaacgtAGTGTTTTTAAGTTCGTCTCAATTCACTAAaatctattattattttatgttacttaatgcaatttatcttaatttttaataaaaatataagtaaataataaatgcaACTTTTAcgataaatatttattatattaatttgagACAATTTCACCCTTAGGaataaatttaatcatttaaaatcctGAATGCAGttaagtaataataataatgaatgcaactaagtaataatttattatcaattttctGATTATTcaactttatttatttactaacaatgattaaaaaaaattataaaaataaataaccatTGAACTTTGAAGACACcacatattttatttaggatTAACCCATTTTAAGGTCTCTCAATTTTACGGGTTTTGTTTATCTGGTTCCTAAATTTTTGTTTGGGCTTATCTGGTCTTTTAgctttatgttttttatttatttaatccctaaattttaatttggacttaTGTGGTCcctaaattttacaatttttcttTATATGATCTCtcagttttgtatttttttatttatctggtcctttagttttaaatattttaggacttgagaaaataaaaaattaaaattcagggATATATAAAACTGAATGAAAGTTCAGGGGTCAGAtaaacaaaaaatgtaaaattaaaggatcaaatagtataaaataaaagtttaggaatCAGATAAACAAAACTCGTAAAGTTAAGAGACTCAAAATGGGTTAATCCTTTTATTTAAAACCCTGAATACGATACTTCAGCAACCAAACgagagagattcttaggtagactcagtctaccacgtcatccgtagactaacctattatattatgacacgtcattaaaatagtggcactaccgtaattttgtttattacttatttacactttgggatagtaatattacgatagtgccattattttaatgacgtgtcataatatgataggtttagtctacggatgacgtggtggactgagtctacctaagaatttctcaccAAACGAATCCATCTATTTTGAAAATCCGGTAGTAGTGACCGCACTATATCATCTCCTCCTTTCTTCTCCTTCACACGTCATTTCTTTTCTTGATCCCTTCCTTCATCTCTGCGATGTCGCTATATATTACGACGTCGTTCTGCGTTTCTTGCACCCGTCTCCGCACTCACAACTCCAATGAAACAATGTCCATCCGCAAAAACCCTAAACTCCGTCTCCCAAAACCACATTTCACTGACATTCTGCATTCTAAACTCACCAATGGCGACACTCCAATTCTCCATCACAACTCTCTTAAAAACCCTAACAATTTCACAGTTCACGCCTCAAGCGACGAATCTCCATCATCAGGACACGTCACCACTCCGATCAACAAACTAATCATCGTCAGCTCTGCAGTTACTGTCGCTTTAGCCATTGCGAATCGCGTGCTTTACAAGCTAGCTCTCGTTCCTATGAAGCAATACCCGTTCTTCTTAGCTCAGTTCAACACCTTCGGGTACTGGTTGTTTCTTTAGTTTTGTGATGATTGCGTTTGTTCAATTTTGAATTCTGGTTTTAATGGAAGAgagaatgtttttttttgttttaatttgattttccaGGTACGTGgtgatttatttttcaatattgtATGTACGGTATCGTGCAGGAATTGTGACTAATGAAATGTTATCTGTTCCGAAATCACGTTTTGTTGCTATTGGTATTTTGGAAGCACTTGGTGTCGCCACTGGAATGGCTGCTGCTGGTAATTTTCTGATTGTTTCTTTTAGTCTAAATGTTCCAGTgttcttatttaattttcagttaaaTTCTTTCGAATTGAAAAAGAAATAGAATTATGCAACAAATGATTGGTTGCTTCGCGAAAATGCAAGAATTATATTGAATTGAATTGCACAAGATTATTGCTTAGTTGTGTAATTTGATgttcatttttttgtgttttgtttatAGCCATGCTTCCTGGACCTATTATACCCATACTAACTCAGGTACTTGTAATtcctttcttttcctttttatgAAAAAGTAATTTGTTGTTGCTAACTTAAGAATTGTGATGTCTACATGGCCAATATAAGCATGTACATGCATTTGAACTGTTAATTCTATGTTTATACCAGAGATGAGTTTTTGGTATTGGTGGCACTTGGATATgcatcatttttgttcaaattacttttattttcttactCTTGGTTTTTTTTCCTCTTCAGACGTTTTTGGTGTGGCAGCTGGCCTTTTCTGCTCTGCTGTTAAGAAGAAGGTACTCCTTCAACCAAATATCTGGCTGCTTGCTTGTCGCAGTTGGTATAATGGTTGCTGTTGGAAGGTATGTGAATTGGCTTCCACATATTCATAAGTGATTTTTTTCTCTCCCTCTAGCACATAACACCATTCTGTATGAGTTTTTGTGAAGTTAAttcttctctctctctttttggGAAATTGCTTTGCTTTCTGACTTGAAAAGTTTTTGTACTTAGAGTCTTATAGGTATAGTTCACAAAAGACCTAAAGAAATAAGTAATAGAGCAGTATACTGAATCTCTGTTGTTCCCAAGTACAAATAGATTTGAAGGCCTGTTGTAGATCACTATTTCTCCTTTTGTATGCTGAATCAAACATTAATTTTCCATCGTCATGTCCATGATATTTTCATGATTGGATGATTGCTCACTTTGAATGGTTCAAGCTAAGTTTCCCTTCTTTAAAAAGATTGGCAAATTTAGATCTTTGGTTTCTTGTCCAAGATGGTCCTTGAATAATATCTTGGGTTTCTTAGCAGGAAAGTGAAATTGCTGAGATGAGGTAACCATCAATATGTTAAATTCCATCGAACTTGTTTGATTTTGCTAGTAGTAGACTTAGCTTGGATGTCAACAATCTCAATAGGTAATTTATCTTTAATTACATCATCTAGGGATAAAGAAAGAAAGTGTAGCGAACTGTTTGTTGGGCGCTGCAATGGACAAAGTTTCTCTGGCTTAGTAATAAAATATCCATGTATGCAaagatttaagtaaaacaataGATCCAGTTTTGGGTAACAATTAATTGCCTGGGCAGTTTAACACTTCAACTTATCTATATTAGGAACTTGCAGAGATCATAATTGTCGtggataaataatattttttttcaattttatattttctcgCACTAGTCTTAGAGTGAGCCTATGATGGTCTTTTGCATGTTTCATGATGGCAGTGGATCCAATGCTGATCGGACTCTATCTAGAGTTGAGTTCATCTGGCCGGCAGTAATGATAATATCATGCGCTTTTCAAGCTGGTGCATCTATTATAAAGGTTACTGCTACAAATAGTTGCTGTTTTTGCTTCATTGTTTGCTGTATAAGCAATGTGAAAAAACTTTTAATCTTTCCATCGACAGGAATATATTTTTGTGGATGCTGCAAAACGTCTAAAGGTATGCCCTATTCACTAGTTCTTTTCAGAAGCTGCCATTTTTTAACTGATTTATATAGCTGGAAATTCTCACTCCCCTCGACTTCTTTGTGTGCAGGGAAAGTCACTTGACATATTTGTCGTCAATTCTTTTGGTTCTGGATTTCAGGTAATCTGTGCATTACTTGCTGTAAAAGTTCAGGTGATAGTTGCTGTGGTTCTCTTGAGAGAATTTGTATATGATTAAGGGCCGTCATGAGAGAACTAGTAGATGAATGAAgtcttaatttaataaaaaaattggtctCTTTGTAGTCGGAATTCTAGCCTCGCCGATTTCTGCGGAGCCTAATTCCTACTATCTCTGGTATTATTTGATGTACTCAACAGCTGAATGAATTTTCTGGCAGTGATAACGAAAgactcaagtttctttaatgtgTGTTAAGCTCTTTTTACATGACTAAATAAGAATTAGACTGAGTAAAGCTAACTTGCTCTATATTTCATTATATTTAGCTGTTGAAGTACGTTCACTTGCATGAAATTTTTCGATTGTTT
This region of Mercurialis annua linkage group LG1-X, ddMerAnnu1.2, whole genome shotgun sequence genomic DNA includes:
- the LOC126665493 gene encoding uncharacterized protein LOC126665493, giving the protein MAWLEFLLRKLFDIVSWPSIALLCPLFASFRAINSDSHFKNQQCLAFWALFSIFSVFEKALANLPIWFPFWPYVKGLVIVLLVIIDFRGASFVYKNFIRTFRTYPFVSWQHVLFLIWNILFIPVRECLRITSWLFQRGKCFSFSRTDENIIASGQEVICERVICQGTFKRNDDTITRDQRPFHLTNAQKEWSCALCLISTTSEKCLKKHLQGKKHKARKEEVRAEELAAKLKLAYNSTIVLSSNNGVVLLQNLVNLEKWSGYISPITRPIKWCRWKGPDIGWIKLNTDGSIDREYAGFGGLLRDYNGDAICGFVSKAALNDIFLVELWAIWRGLVLASGLGIKVIWVESDSLSAVKTINKEQSYSQRAAECLNHIWFLLKKFEKHRISHAWRETNKAADYLSRMVLERNDVVLVPVQFPSTLQNIIKDDAQGKIYFRR
- the LOC126665002 gene encoding protein CLT2, chloroplastic isoform X1, which codes for MSLYITTSFCVSCTRLRTHNSNETMSIRKNPKLRLPKPHFTDILHSKLTNGDTPILHHNSLKNPNNFTVHASSDESPSSGHVTTPINKLIIVSSAVTVALAIANRVLYKLALVPMKQYPFFLAQFNTFGYVVIYFSILYVRYRAGIVTNEMLSVPKSRFVAIGILEALGVATGMAAAAMLPGPIIPILTQTFLVWQLAFSALLLRRRYSFNQISGCLLVAVGIMVAVGSGSNADRTLSRVEFIWPAVMIISCAFQAGASIIKEYIFVDAAKRLKGKSLDIFVVNSFGSGFQVLFVLLLLPLLSNLKGIPFAQLPSYLKSGAGCLVNIGRNTPGCDGAPLLPLLYITVNMAFNISYLNLVKISSAVVSSLAVTLSVPLSIYVLSLPLPYIPEAAGLSPFFLLGSLILVSGLVLYNVSRPAKPVSN
- the LOC126665002 gene encoding protein CLT2, chloroplastic isoform X2 is translated as MLSVPKSRFVAIGILEALGVATGMAAAAMLPGPIIPILTQTFLVWQLAFSALLLRRRYSFNQISGCLLVAVGIMVAVGSGSNADRTLSRVEFIWPAVMIISCAFQAGASIIKEYIFVDAAKRLKGKSLDIFVVNSFGSGFQVLFVLLLLPLLSNLKGIPFAQLPSYLKSGAGCLVNIGRNTPGCDGAPLLPLLYITVNMAFNISYLNLVKISSAVVSSLAVTLSVPLSIYVLSLPLPYIPEAAGLSPFFLLGSLILVSGLVLYNVSRPAKPVSN